One Tunturibacter gelidoferens genomic region harbors:
- a CDS encoding beta-L-arabinofuranosidase domain-containing protein, whose product MSFKISRRELLRGGAAVVAGGALQQVGFAAFAARPLEEVGYGQVTLKSAPHLAQMENARSVLMGLSDDSLLMPFRKMVGQDAPGEDIGGWYQYRADYDYRKEDAGLAPSATFGQWVSALSRMHAITGDPALRERAVRLNRLYAQTIATEYYAKNRFPAYCFDKLVCGLMDAHRLAGDGDALEILERTRKAALPELPGHAVDREVVWREGKDVSWVWDESYTLPENLYLVSAQMGVQGTAYREMAERYLDDASYFDPLARGENVLGGKHAYSYVNALCSAMQAHMVGGSEKHLRAAKNGFDMLLAQSFATGGWGPDEMLQAPGSGKVFASLAKSHNSFETPCGAYAHMKLTRYLLRCTREGRYGDSMERVMYNTVLGAMPLQPDGHAFYYADYHSQSSIDNAADTADTPNDALGSGGKRVYSDHRWPCCSGTLPQAAADYWINGYFHEPGAVWVNLYLPSVLRWNEGNAKIEMELEGTYPETPEVRLRMKTSHVVSFALKLRIPAWADGATLQVNGRSVQMAVASGFATVQRKWRTGDTVKLELPMKPRLEMLDEAHPETVAVMFGPRVLFALASEPVAASSAHALAIQQTGGEEWMLQSLNGPVKMVPFTSVQSQTYLTYIRVI is encoded by the coding sequence GTGAGCTTCAAGATATCCAGACGGGAGCTATTGCGAGGCGGGGCCGCTGTGGTGGCAGGCGGAGCGTTGCAACAGGTTGGGTTCGCTGCGTTTGCCGCGCGGCCGCTGGAAGAGGTGGGCTACGGACAGGTAACGCTCAAGAGTGCGCCACACCTGGCTCAGATGGAGAACGCCCGCTCCGTTCTGATGGGACTCAGCGATGACAGTCTATTAATGCCCTTCCGAAAGATGGTGGGACAGGATGCGCCGGGCGAAGATATCGGCGGGTGGTATCAGTACCGGGCGGACTACGACTACAGAAAAGAAGACGCAGGGTTGGCTCCGAGTGCAACGTTTGGCCAATGGGTATCGGCCCTGTCGCGAATGCATGCGATCACTGGCGATCCGGCGCTGCGTGAACGAGCTGTGCGTTTGAACCGCCTCTACGCCCAGACGATTGCAACCGAATACTACGCAAAGAACCGCTTTCCAGCCTACTGCTTCGACAAGCTTGTGTGTGGGTTGATGGATGCGCACCGGCTTGCTGGGGACGGCGATGCGTTGGAGATTCTCGAGCGCACCCGAAAGGCCGCGTTGCCGGAGTTGCCAGGGCACGCAGTAGACCGGGAGGTGGTCTGGCGGGAGGGTAAGGATGTCTCCTGGGTCTGGGATGAGAGTTACACACTGCCGGAGAATTTGTATCTTGTGTCGGCACAAATGGGAGTGCAAGGGACCGCGTATCGCGAGATGGCGGAGCGTTACCTGGACGACGCGAGCTACTTCGACCCGCTTGCACGGGGAGAGAACGTGCTGGGGGGCAAGCATGCGTACAGCTACGTGAATGCGTTGTGCTCGGCGATGCAGGCGCACATGGTCGGCGGAAGCGAAAAGCACCTGCGCGCAGCGAAGAACGGCTTCGACATGCTTCTCGCCCAGAGCTTTGCGACCGGTGGATGGGGACCGGACGAGATGCTGCAAGCACCCGGATCGGGGAAGGTCTTCGCAAGCCTCGCAAAAAGCCACAATAGCTTCGAGACGCCGTGCGGAGCCTATGCGCACATGAAGCTGACGCGTTATCTGCTGCGTTGCACTCGCGAGGGGCGCTATGGAGACAGCATGGAACGCGTGATGTACAACACCGTTCTTGGAGCCATGCCGCTGCAGCCCGATGGACACGCTTTTTATTACGCGGACTATCATTCGCAATCTTCGATAGATAATGCGGCGGACACGGCGGACACGCCGAACGACGCGTTGGGCTCTGGAGGCAAGCGGGTATATTCGGATCATCGGTGGCCCTGCTGCTCGGGGACGCTGCCGCAGGCCGCCGCTGACTATTGGATCAACGGATACTTTCACGAACCCGGAGCGGTGTGGGTGAATCTCTATCTGCCTTCTGTTTTGCGGTGGAACGAAGGTAACGCAAAGATCGAGATGGAGCTGGAAGGAACGTATCCGGAGACGCCGGAGGTGCGCCTTCGCATGAAGACCTCGCACGTGGTTTCGTTTGCACTCAAGCTGCGGATTCCGGCGTGGGCGGATGGAGCCACGCTGCAGGTGAATGGTCGTTCCGTCCAGATGGCGGTAGCGTCGGGGTTTGCCACGGTTCAACGCAAATGGCGGACCGGCGATACGGTGAAGCTGGAACTGCCAATGAAGCCGCGGCTCGAGATGCTGGACGAGGCACATCCTGAGACGGTCGCGGTGATGTTCGGACCGAGGGTGTTGTTTGCACTAGCTTCGGAGCCGGTGGCGGCGAGCAGTGCGCACGCGCTTGCCATACAGCAGACCGGGGGCGAGGAATGGATGCTGCAGAGTTTGAATGGCCCGGTGAAGATGGTGCCTTTTACCTCAGTACAGAGTCAGACTTACTTGACTTACATTCGGGTGATTTAG
- a CDS encoding aldo/keto reductase, producing the protein MEYRQLGKSGLKVPELCFGAGTFGTANEFFKAWSETTQEEANRIVDICMDAGMNLFDTADVYSDGESEKALGKALAKHNRDDVMISTKATFRLGKGPNDVGSSRYHLIQSAERSLKRLGTDYIDIYHLHAFDATSPVEETLRALDDLVREGKIRYIACSNFSGWHLMKSLSVSERYGWSRYVGHQVYYSLVGRDYEWELMPLAADQGVGALVWSPLGWGRLTGRIRRETGIPKDSRLNSNIVNDAGPQVPEEYLYTVVDAIDEIAKETGKTVPQIALNWLLRRPTVSTLVVGARNEEQLKQNLGAIGWELTKEQVAKLDKASELPKAYPYWHQVQFKERNPFPV; encoded by the coding sequence ATGGAATACAGACAACTTGGTAAATCGGGTTTGAAGGTGCCGGAGCTATGCTTCGGTGCGGGGACGTTTGGCACTGCCAACGAGTTTTTCAAGGCCTGGTCGGAGACGACGCAGGAGGAAGCGAACCGGATCGTCGATATCTGCATGGATGCGGGGATGAACCTGTTCGATACGGCAGATGTCTATTCGGACGGTGAGAGCGAAAAGGCGCTGGGCAAGGCTCTGGCGAAGCACAATCGTGACGATGTGATGATCTCGACCAAGGCGACCTTTCGGCTCGGCAAGGGACCGAACGATGTGGGGTCATCCCGCTACCATCTGATCCAGTCAGCGGAGCGCTCGCTGAAGCGGCTCGGCACCGACTATATCGACATCTATCACCTTCACGCCTTCGATGCGACGTCGCCTGTGGAGGAGACACTGCGTGCGCTCGATGACCTCGTTCGCGAAGGCAAGATCCGCTACATCGCGTGCTCCAATTTTTCGGGATGGCATCTGATGAAGTCGTTGAGTGTAAGCGAGCGCTATGGTTGGTCGCGTTATGTTGGTCATCAGGTGTACTACTCTCTCGTTGGCCGCGACTACGAGTGGGAGTTGATGCCGCTGGCTGCCGACCAGGGTGTGGGTGCCCTGGTATGGTCGCCGCTTGGTTGGGGACGTTTGACTGGCAGGATCCGCCGCGAGACTGGCATACCGAAGGACAGCCGTCTGAATTCAAACATCGTGAATGATGCAGGTCCGCAGGTCCCCGAAGAGTATCTCTACACCGTGGTCGACGCCATCGACGAGATCGCGAAGGAGACCGGCAAGACGGTACCGCAGATCGCGTTGAACTGGCTGCTGCGGAGGCCTACGGTTTCAACTCTAGTTGTCGGCGCAAGAAACGAGGAGCAGTTGAAGCAGAACCTCGGAGCCATCGGTTGGGAACTGACCAAAGAACAGGTGGCTAAACTCGACAAAGCGAGCGAGTTGCCGAAGGCCTATCCGTACTGGCACCAGGTTCAGTTCAAAGAGCGCAATCCGTTCCCGGTGTAA
- a CDS encoding glycoside hydrolase family 35 protein, translating to MRLLVLLLAGLLSVNGFAQAPKAHRFTVEGDYFALDGKPFQVISGEMHYPRIPRAYWRQRFRMARAMGLNTITTYVFWNVHEPKPGVFDFSGNNDIAEFVREAQQEGLYVILRPGPYVCAEWEFGGYPSWLLKDHTTKVRTSDPKFMAPVARWIARLGKELAPLQVGNGGPIILTQVENEYGSFGNDHAYMEQIHKLLIDAGFTQSQLYTADGPEKVQDGSLPELPVGINFGGEEDGAAERAFATLKKVRPNGPFINSEYWAGWFDHWGADHANTHADKQSDNLQWMLAHGYSVSFYMFHGGTSFGGMNGANGDVPGTYEPDVTSYDYDAALDESGRPIPKYFVFRDIIAKSTGVTPPTVPAVAPAIQTPEMKFVESVSLWKSLPAPIRSEHPLSMEDVDQAYGYILYRTALKAAAQSELILDELHSYAQIYLDGRLIGTLDRRLKQDRLTVPAVVSNARLDILVENTGRINFGKAIGGERAGITKQVTLGGNELTGWEIYPLPLKDTASLKFSKEPCEGACFYRASFKLSAVGDTFLDTSEFTKGQLWLNGHALGRIWNIGPQKTLYAPAPWMVNGSNEVIVFDLQGKIGATVRGLDKPELGSPTKESPVAQ from the coding sequence ATGCGACTACTCGTCTTGTTGCTTGCCGGCCTTCTTAGTGTCAACGGATTCGCGCAGGCTCCAAAGGCGCATCGATTCACCGTGGAAGGCGATTACTTCGCGCTGGATGGCAAGCCGTTTCAGGTGATCTCGGGGGAGATGCACTATCCAAGAATTCCGCGAGCCTACTGGCGTCAGCGATTCCGAATGGCGAGAGCGATGGGATTGAACACAATCACAACGTACGTCTTCTGGAATGTACATGAGCCGAAGCCGGGTGTGTTCGACTTCTCCGGAAACAACGATATCGCAGAGTTTGTGCGTGAGGCTCAGCAGGAGGGTCTCTATGTGATCCTGCGCCCAGGTCCGTATGTGTGCGCGGAGTGGGAGTTCGGCGGCTATCCGTCGTGGCTGCTGAAGGATCACACCACAAAGGTGCGCACCAGCGACCCGAAGTTCATGGCGCCAGTGGCACGATGGATTGCGCGGCTGGGCAAGGAACTGGCTCCGTTGCAAGTGGGTAACGGCGGTCCGATCATCCTGACTCAGGTGGAGAACGAATACGGATCGTTCGGCAATGACCACGCTTACATGGAGCAGATTCACAAGCTTCTAATCGATGCAGGATTCACGCAGTCGCAGCTGTACACCGCCGACGGCCCGGAGAAAGTGCAGGATGGCTCGCTGCCCGAGCTTCCGGTTGGGATCAACTTTGGCGGCGAAGAAGATGGTGCAGCAGAGCGGGCGTTTGCGACGCTGAAAAAGGTTCGTCCCAACGGTCCGTTTATCAACAGCGAGTACTGGGCCGGGTGGTTTGATCACTGGGGCGCAGACCACGCGAACACACACGCGGATAAGCAGTCAGACAATCTGCAGTGGATGCTGGCGCATGGTTATTCCGTGAGCTTCTACATGTTTCACGGCGGCACAAGCTTCGGAGGCATGAATGGAGCCAACGGAGATGTACCGGGAACTTATGAGCCGGACGTCACCAGCTACGACTACGACGCCGCGTTGGATGAAAGCGGACGGCCCATACCGAAGTACTTCGTGTTTCGCGACATCATCGCAAAGTCCACTGGAGTCACACCGCCTACAGTGCCTGCGGTTGCACCGGCGATCCAAACTCCTGAGATGAAATTTGTTGAATCAGTGTCGTTGTGGAAGAGCCTGCCCGCGCCGATCCGATCGGAGCATCCGTTGAGCATGGAAGATGTCGACCAGGCCTATGGCTACATTCTGTACCGCACCGCTCTGAAGGCAGCGGCGCAGAGCGAGCTTATTCTTGATGAACTTCACAGCTATGCCCAGATCTATCTGGACGGCAGACTGATCGGAACGCTGGATCGACGATTGAAACAGGATCGTCTTACGGTTCCCGCGGTAGTGAGCAATGCACGTCTGGATATTCTGGTGGAGAATACGGGCCGGATCAACTTCGGCAAAGCCATCGGTGGCGAACGTGCCGGCATTACAAAGCAGGTGACGTTAGGTGGAAACGAGCTAACAGGCTGGGAGATTTATCCGTTGCCTCTGAAGGACACTGCCAGCCTGAAGTTCTCAAAAGAGCCCTGCGAAGGCGCTTGTTTCTATCGCGCCAGCTTCAAACTAAGCGCCGTTGGCGATACTTTCCTGGACACCAGCGAATTTACAAAGGGGCAACTTTGGCTCAACGGCCACGCGCTGGGCCGCATCTGGAATATCGGTCCACAGAAGACGCTCTACGCACCGGCACCATGGATGGTGAACGGAAGCAACGAAGTGATCGTGTTCGATCTACAGGGGAAGATCGGTGCGACTGTTCGAGGCTTGGACAAGCCTGAGCTTGGATCACCGACCAAAGAGTCACCCGTAGCGCAGTGA
- a CDS encoding outer membrane beta-barrel protein: protein MKNRITTCGQRFGLAAFTFAAGMALCTSDLRAQATEPNLQTAVENTQATPDHQTAQDQKIQKLQDQLEQIQKQLMELKQASSSAPETHHTTTAKASAAAPDLSEAEPEVTDPASPHSEPFAFADFTWLTGNPRTKDTPYATKFFTPEIRSDVSYTYDFRHPQDDTIVGSSEVFRSSEVALTDLGIGGDFHYNNVRARVLSQIGLYATATPRNDASSARGQWDLADAYRYVGEANAGYHFNVQHGLNVDAGIFLSYIGLFSFYQFDNWAYQPSYVSSNTPWFFNGVRVQWFPTAKLKIEPWFINGWQSYGRFNNRPGLGGSILYRPNGNWSIVGNQYGFGEDALGIGSRTRYHTDDSVQYKYYERPDSFLSKAAATLTGDAGCESGGGVSCFGNGKTGPKQSFLGFMAYNRFWFDRDRFGLTLGGGRINNPGRYLVLLPPINGATAASGTPYFTENPGDPFKAWDASVTADYMPSQYFTYRLEYNHRAANVPYFAGPGGVTPPGGNTGALGSLVPGWSPDLRNSENRLTLAFLMKF from the coding sequence GTGAAAAACAGAATAACGACATGCGGTCAGCGATTCGGTCTGGCAGCGTTCACCTTTGCAGCGGGGATGGCTCTTTGTACAAGCGATCTCCGGGCTCAGGCTACAGAGCCGAATCTGCAGACGGCCGTAGAAAATACACAAGCCACGCCGGATCATCAAACAGCCCAGGATCAGAAGATTCAAAAGCTCCAGGACCAATTGGAGCAAATTCAGAAGCAGCTGATGGAGCTCAAGCAGGCTAGCTCCTCGGCTCCGGAGACCCATCACACCACGACGGCGAAGGCATCAGCTGCCGCGCCCGATCTGAGTGAAGCGGAACCGGAGGTCACCGACCCCGCCAGCCCGCACTCAGAGCCATTCGCTTTTGCCGATTTCACCTGGCTCACCGGCAACCCACGGACCAAGGACACGCCGTATGCAACCAAGTTCTTCACACCTGAGATTCGCTCGGATGTGAGCTACACCTACGACTTCCGCCATCCGCAGGACGACACCATCGTCGGATCAAGCGAGGTCTTTCGGTCCAGCGAGGTTGCACTGACGGACCTTGGAATTGGCGGCGACTTTCACTATAACAATGTGCGCGCCCGCGTCTTGAGCCAGATCGGTCTTTACGCCACGGCAACACCGCGCAATGATGCCAGCTCTGCGCGCGGCCAGTGGGACCTTGCCGACGCCTATCGTTATGTTGGTGAAGCAAACGCCGGCTACCACTTCAATGTGCAACACGGCCTGAACGTGGATGCTGGCATCTTCCTCTCCTACATCGGACTGTTCTCGTTTTACCAGTTCGATAACTGGGCCTATCAGCCGTCCTATGTGTCGTCAAACACGCCATGGTTCTTCAATGGTGTGCGTGTGCAATGGTTTCCCACTGCCAAACTGAAGATCGAACCATGGTTCATCAACGGCTGGCAATCCTACGGCCGGTTCAACAATCGACCCGGTCTGGGCGGATCGATCCTTTATCGGCCAAACGGAAATTGGTCGATCGTCGGCAATCAGTACGGCTTTGGAGAGGATGCGCTGGGCATAGGCTCACGTACCCGCTACCACACCGACGACAGTGTTCAGTACAAGTACTACGAGCGGCCCGACTCCTTCCTTAGTAAGGCCGCCGCAACTCTGACCGGCGACGCAGGCTGCGAGAGCGGCGGCGGCGTGAGCTGCTTTGGCAACGGGAAGACTGGACCGAAGCAGAGCTTTCTCGGCTTCATGGCCTACAATCGCTTCTGGTTTGATCGTGATCGTTTTGGCCTGACACTCGGCGGTGGACGCATCAACAACCCAGGCCGTTACCTGGTCCTTCTTCCACCGATCAACGGAGCGACCGCTGCCTCCGGAACACCCTACTTCACCGAGAACCCGGGTGATCCGTTCAAAGCGTGGGATGCTTCTGTGACTGCCGACTACATGCCGAGCCAGTACTTCACCTATCGGTTGGAGTACAACCATCGCGCCGCAAACGTCCCCTACTTTGCCGGACCCGGTGGCGTTACGCCGCCAGGCGGGAACACCGGTGCACTAGGTTCTCTCGTTCCAGGCTGGAGCCCGGATCTTCGTAACAGCGAGAACCGCCTGACGCTGGCATTCCTCATGAAGTTCTAG
- a CDS encoding DHA2 family efflux MFS transporter permease subunit has product MAATVIELPEAQLSEAHSPEHHPTVERPWRPRINPWIVAMTVTLATFMEVLDSSIANVALPHIAGGLGATQDEATWVLTAYLVANAIILPAGAYMTTFIGRKKFYMICVALFGISSALCGFAPSLPILIFCRVLQGVGGGGLAPSEQAILADTFPPEKRGQAFAMYGLAVVCAPAIGPTLGGYITDNFDWRWIFFLNVPICLISLFLTSRIVEDPPYVKKQVELSQKGGIKLDFLGFGLLGLTFGSLEFILDKGQEDDWFSSNLITFFAVAMVIAFVAMIWWELKQLREGHRPILNLTLFKRRNFSISFLLMFVLGFSLYGTTILIPQFVQTLLGYTAELAGLVLSPAGLMMMCMMPIVGVLVGKVDPRKLIGYGFIMLTLSLITMHTLNLGVSYGYLVFVRCFQASGLAFLFIPINTISYIGVKQSENNDVSGLTNLARNIGGSVGTAFVATMLTRRTAAHETNMVRNLTTGSASFMNRVAKLKGMFGGHSSGNPMTGTGSHTAQAYLYNELHRQAGMLAYLDIIQYMAVFCACMLPLLFFIPRPPKHASPSAGH; this is encoded by the coding sequence ATGGCAGCTACAGTAATCGAACTCCCCGAGGCGCAGCTCTCTGAAGCGCATAGTCCCGAGCACCATCCGACTGTGGAACGGCCCTGGCGTCCGCGGATCAACCCGTGGATCGTTGCCATGACGGTAACGCTCGCGACCTTCATGGAGGTATTGGACTCCTCGATCGCCAACGTTGCGTTGCCGCACATCGCCGGCGGTCTGGGAGCGACGCAGGACGAGGCGACGTGGGTGCTCACCGCGTATCTGGTCGCGAACGCCATCATTCTGCCGGCCGGGGCTTACATGACAACCTTCATCGGGCGCAAGAAGTTTTACATGATCTGCGTTGCACTGTTCGGCATCAGCTCCGCTCTCTGCGGCTTTGCCCCTTCGCTTCCGATCCTGATCTTCTGCCGCGTTCTGCAGGGCGTTGGAGGGGGCGGTCTCGCACCTTCGGAACAAGCGATCCTCGCCGACACCTTCCCACCTGAGAAACGCGGACAGGCCTTCGCGATGTATGGCCTCGCCGTTGTCTGCGCTCCCGCAATCGGACCGACCCTGGGTGGCTATATCACGGACAACTTCGACTGGCGCTGGATCTTCTTTCTCAACGTTCCCATCTGCTTGATCTCGCTGTTCCTCACCTCGCGCATTGTCGAAGATCCTCCCTACGTAAAGAAGCAGGTTGAACTGTCGCAGAAGGGCGGCATCAAGCTCGACTTTCTCGGCTTCGGCCTGCTGGGCCTTACCTTCGGCTCGCTCGAGTTCATTCTCGACAAGGGCCAGGAGGATGACTGGTTCTCCTCGAACCTCATCACTTTCTTCGCCGTCGCCATGGTCATTGCGTTTGTCGCGATGATCTGGTGGGAGCTCAAACAACTCCGCGAAGGCCATCGCCCCATCCTCAACCTGACGCTCTTCAAGCGCCGCAACTTTTCGATCAGTTTTCTGCTGATGTTCGTGCTGGGTTTCTCCCTCTACGGCACCACCATTCTGATCCCGCAGTTTGTGCAGACGCTGCTAGGCTACACAGCGGAACTTGCCGGTCTGGTACTTTCGCCTGCGGGCCTAATGATGATGTGCATGATGCCCATTGTCGGCGTTCTGGTCGGCAAGGTCGATCCGCGCAAACTTATCGGCTACGGCTTCATCATGCTGACATTGTCGCTGATCACAATGCACACGCTGAACCTCGGCGTGAGCTACGGATACCTGGTCTTTGTGCGCTGCTTCCAGGCGTCAGGACTTGCGTTCCTGTTTATCCCGATCAATACGATCTCGTACATCGGGGTAAAGCAGTCTGAGAATAACGACGTGTCGGGCCTGACGAATCTTGCGCGAAATATCGGCGGCTCTGTGGGAACGGCGTTCGTCGCCACCATGCTCACACGCCGCACTGCAGCCCACGAGACGAACATGGTACGCAATCTTACGACTGGCAGTGCTTCCTTCATGAACCGGGTGGCAAAGCTGAAAGGCATGTTTGGCGGCCACAGCAGCGGAAACCCCATGACGGGCACCGGCTCCCACACAGCGCAGGCGTATCTCTACAACGAGCTGCACCGTCAGGCGGGCATGCTCGCCTACCTCGACATCATCCAGTACATGGCGGTCTTCTGCGCGTGTATGCTGCCTCTGCTCTTCTTCATCCCGCGGCCACCCAAACACGCGAGTCCTTCCGCCGGCCATTAG
- a CDS encoding FMN-binding negative transcriptional regulator, with translation MYIPRANSETRTPVIHKLIEEHPFASLITMGTAGLFASHIPMVLERDGTPLGRLKGHLSRANQQWREFSPEVEALAIFSGPQHYITPNWYPEKQESGKVVPTWNYVVVHASGHLRVVEDSQWLMAHLHSLTTIHEADSPAPWKIEDAPADYIASQIKGIVGLEMVIDRLEGKWKVSQNRSEQDRNGVANGLADLNTTDSHAMKSLVEKRS, from the coding sequence ATGTACATTCCTCGGGCAAATAGCGAAACCCGCACTCCGGTCATCCATAAACTGATCGAAGAACATCCATTTGCGTCTCTCATCACCATGGGGACGGCCGGCCTCTTCGCATCGCATATCCCAATGGTTCTCGAACGCGATGGCACACCCTTGGGCCGCCTGAAGGGTCACCTCTCGCGAGCGAACCAGCAGTGGCGAGAGTTCTCACCCGAGGTCGAAGCGCTTGCGATCTTCTCCGGTCCACAGCACTACATCACGCCCAACTGGTATCCGGAGAAACAGGAGAGCGGGAAGGTGGTGCCCACCTGGAACTACGTCGTGGTTCATGCGTCCGGTCATCTGCGTGTCGTCGAGGACAGCCAATGGTTGATGGCCCATCTGCACAGCCTCACAACGATCCACGAGGCCGATTCCCCAGCTCCGTGGAAGATCGAAGATGCCCCCGCAGACTATATCGCCTCGCAGATAAAGGGCATCGTTGGGCTTGAGATGGTCATCGATCGACTAGAGGGCAAATGGAAGGTCAGCCAGAATCGCTCCGAGCAGGATCGCAACGGAGTAGCGAACGGCCTCGCCGACTTGAACACAACGGACAGCCATGCGATGAAATCTCTTGTCGAGAAGCGCAGTTGA
- a CDS encoding M1 family metallopeptidase: MLSVALRNSSLSVLLLGIAIPISAQTSQPTAPAPPPPAIKEPTHADLLRGSYGPYRANNDLLFYHLDLRVNPEKKFISGSNTIRFKMLADGTRIQLELFPTLQIDKIEMGKTSLKYARDGGTFFVDFPKPLRTGHTYSIDVHYSGSPVETGRFGCFTFKQDTSGHPWINTACEETGASVWWPNKDQWRDEPQDGMEINIAVPNGLMDVSNGKFIGKKDLGDGYTRWDWKVHYSINNYDVALNIGNYVHFDDKFGDLPLDYYVLPEDLDGAKRQFAQVPGMMKAYYHYFGEYPFKKDGYKLIEVPYAGMEHQSAVAYGNHFHNGYLDRDWTGVGISPRFDFIIIHESGHEWFGNAITAADKSDMWIHEGWTTYLECLYVEYNYGHEDEVKYVNALKKKVKNDRPIITARGTNAEPPQDQYFKGALFINTLRSIVDDDARWFALIHDFYQHFEYQNIMTEDVEQYFNQQTGMNLTPVFDQYLRHTAIPALELKFDEAASTVQYRWKADEKAFAMPVRVGLKGHWETIHPTTEWQTMKTPLTEDQFEVATDLYYITVDKLAKQ; this comes from the coding sequence ATGCTCTCAGTCGCCCTTCGCAACTCTTCTCTAAGCGTCTTGTTGTTAGGAATCGCCATCCCGATCTCTGCCCAGACGTCGCAGCCCACTGCCCCGGCCCCCCCGCCGCCTGCGATCAAAGAGCCTACCCACGCCGATCTTTTGCGCGGATCCTACGGGCCGTATCGCGCCAACAACGATCTCCTCTTCTATCACCTCGACCTTCGCGTCAATCCCGAGAAGAAGTTCATCAGCGGCAGCAATACGATCCGCTTCAAGATGCTCGCGGACGGCACACGCATACAGCTCGAGCTCTTCCCTACCCTGCAGATCGACAAGATCGAGATGGGCAAAACTTCGTTGAAGTATGCGCGCGACGGTGGCACCTTCTTCGTCGACTTCCCGAAACCTCTGCGTACCGGCCACACCTACTCCATCGACGTCCACTATTCAGGAAGCCCCGTCGAGACTGGCCGCTTCGGATGCTTCACCTTCAAACAGGACACCTCCGGCCATCCCTGGATCAACACCGCCTGCGAAGAGACCGGCGCCAGCGTCTGGTGGCCGAACAAAGACCAGTGGCGCGACGAGCCCCAGGACGGAATGGAGATCAACATCGCCGTTCCGAACGGCCTCATGGATGTATCGAACGGAAAGTTCATCGGCAAGAAGGATCTTGGCGACGGCTATACACGCTGGGACTGGAAGGTTCACTACTCCATCAACAACTACGACGTCGCTTTGAACATCGGCAACTACGTTCACTTTGACGACAAGTTCGGCGATCTTCCTCTCGACTACTATGTTCTGCCCGAAGACCTCGACGGAGCGAAGCGTCAGTTCGCGCAGGTGCCGGGCATGATGAAGGCCTACTACCACTACTTCGGCGAGTATCCCTTCAAGAAGGATGGCTACAAACTCATCGAAGTTCCATACGCGGGTATGGAGCATCAGAGCGCCGTCGCCTACGGCAACCACTTTCACAACGGCTATCTCGACCGCGACTGGACCGGCGTCGGTATCAGTCCGCGCTTCGACTTCATCATCATTCACGAGAGTGGCCACGAGTGGTTCGGCAACGCCATCACCGCAGCCGACAAGTCCGATATGTGGATCCACGAAGGCTGGACCACCTACCTCGAGTGCCTCTACGTCGAGTACAACTACGGCCACGAAGACGAGGTGAAGTATGTCAACGCGCTGAAGAAGAAGGTGAAGAACGACCGTCCCATCATCACGGCACGCGGCACCAACGCCGAGCCGCCGCAGGATCAATACTTCAAGGGCGCTCTCTTCATCAACACCCTGCGCAGTATCGTGGACGACGACGCCCGCTGGTTTGCGCTGATCCACGACTTCTATCAGCACTTCGAATATCAGAACATCATGACGGAAGACGTCGAGCAGTACTTCAACCAGCAGACCGGGATGAACCTGACGCCCGTCTTCGATCAGTATCTGCGTCACACCGCGATCCCCGCGCTGGAGCTGAAGTTCGACGAGGCCGCAAGCACGGTCCAATACCGCTGGAAGGCAGACGAAAAAGCTTTTGCCATGCCAGTGCGCGTAGGCTTGAAGGGGCACTGGGAGACGATTCATCCCACAACGGAGTGGCAGACCATGAAGACGCCGCTCACCGAAGATCAGTTCGAGGTGGCGACCGATCTGTACTACATCACCGTAGATAAGCTAGCCAAACAGTAA